A stretch of the Carassius carassius chromosome 50, fCarCar2.1, whole genome shotgun sequence genome encodes the following:
- the LOC132133077 gene encoding E3 ubiquitin-protein ligase RNF6-like, translating to MDDLQESPDPLYSPRMEPSIPDSMNNACLLNDNDLLFEDRGHSHELPTLVPETPSPLTHRRKRHSQKDDTYATSSCSDGSKWEGREHILGYLSTTPNSQRMMKQRRLEDSNASTLCGHSTVTPGANRFVTASSLLSSDCTWLESPRPATSYSSRVSVSSKPSSSAGSSMCALDESSDLGYLNELLVMGHTSKQKTLNTSNGREQRSKKTIYGKTRSKASKSKSAHTPLHGIEYEASLLDAAKRMQEPVCSPVCQKPEDIVLIEDDADDVAVESMVRSVQMAEDEAYAKSLQEQFDMEERMEQQRLQSRSSNRDNHMVDPYVGLSWISPWASMINSFSHGSSELSELQQVFFEEQPRRQQGRRQTDRMRSSRRRQASRLQMDLFDDSQGNNYEALLAFEEQQGSVVAKNTLTKAEIERLPVKTYDPAHSAGKTDCQICFSEYNPGERLRILPCLHDYHVKCIDRWLKENATCPICRADISE from the exons ATGGATGACCTCCAGGAGAGCCCAGATCCTCTGTACAGTCCCCGGATGGAGCCCAGCATTCCGGACTCTATGAATAATGCCTGTCTATTAAATGACAATGACCTCCTGTTTGAAGATCGAGGACATTCCCATGAACTCCCCACTCTTGTTCCCGAGACCCCTAG CCCCCTGACTCACAGAAGAAAACGACATTCCCAAAAAGATGACACATAT GCAACATCATCTTGTTCAGATGGAAGCAAATGGGAAGGACGAGAACACATTCTAGGATACCTCAGCACCACTCCAAACTCCCAGAGAATGATGAAGCAGCGCAGGCTGGAGGACTCAAATGCAAGCACTCTATGTGGACACTCTACAGTTACACCGGGAGCAAACAGATTTGTGACTGCTTCGTCTCTTTTATCCTCTGATTGTACATGGTTGGAGTCTCCACGTCCAGCAACCTCCTATTCTTCTCGTGTTTCTGTATCTTCCAAGCCCTCATCCTCAGCTGGGTCTTCTATGTGTGCACTGGATGAAAGTAGTGATCTGGGATATTTAAATGAACTGCTAGTGATGGGTCACACCTCTAAGCAAAAGACACTGAACACCAGCAATGGAAGGGAACAGAGGTCCAAAAAGACCATCTATGGCAAGACCAGATCTAAAGCCTCTAAAAGTAAATCAGCACACACTCCTTTACATGGAATAGAGTATGAAGCTTCACTGCTGGATGCAG caaaGAGAATGCAAGAACCAGTATGTTCACCTGTATGTCAGAAACCAGAAGACATTGTCCTCATTGAGGATGATGCTGATGATGTTGCGGTTGAGAGCATGGTCCGCTCCGTTCAGATGGCTGAGGATGAAGCATATGCCAAAAGCCTTCAG GAACAGTTTGATATGGAGGAGAGAATGGAGCAGCAGAGGCTACAGAGCAGATCGTCAAACAGAGACAACCACATG GTTGATCCGTATGTTGGCTTGAGCTGGATCTCTCCTTGGGCCTCAATGATCAACTCATTCTCACATGGATCCTCTGAGCTTTCAGAGCTGCAGCAGGTTTTCTTTGAAGAGCAACCCC GCAGACAACAGGGCCGCCGTCAGACCGACAGAATGCGCAGTTCCCGGCGCAGACAAGCTTCTCgcttgcaaatggatttgtttgATGACAGTCAGGGAAATAATTATGAG GCTCTCTTAGCGTTCGAGGAGCAACAAGGTTCTGTAGTAGCCAAGAACACTCTGACAAAGGCAGAGATCGAACGGCTGCCTGTTAAAACGTATGATCCCGCACACAGCGCAGGAAAGACTGA TTGCCAGATCTGTTTCAGTGAGTACAATCCGGGTGAACGCCTCCGGATCCTTCCATGTCTCCATGATTACCACGTCAAATGCATCGACCGATGGCTAAAG GAGAATGCCACATGTCCAATCTGCAGAGCGGATATTTCAGAGTGA